The sequence GGTATGCTCTTGACGGCTGCGGCATAACAGTCGATGGCATCCCGATCACGTCCCATGGCCTTATAGAGGTCGCCAAGCTTGCGATTGGCAGTGGGATCATCCGATTTCTTGGCCAGGACCTTTTTATACTCTTCGATGGCCTTGTCATTCTGGTTCGATTCGGCATAGGCTGATCCGAGCACCATCGTCAGCTTGGTATTGTCCGAACTCTTGACCTCAAGCTCGGATAGCGTCTTGATCGCCTCATCGGCCCTGCCGGCTTTCTTGAGCGCGCTCATATAGTAGCCGTAAGGGGCGTTGTCCTTGCCGGATGTGACAATCGATTTCAAGTAATTCAGATACTCATCAGTCTTCTGTCGCGCTTCATAAATCTTGGCCAATGCGTCCAGTGACGAAGTGGCAGAAGGCTTTATATCTATGGCGCTCTTATAGGAGGCTATCGCGGCATCCGTATCGCCCAACTGCTCCTGGAGCTTGCCCATCTGCCCATATGCATACGCTTTGTAGCCCGCATTATCGGACTTGGCAATTTCAGCATATTGCTCAAGAGCAGCTTTATTGTCGTCTTTCTTCTCAAGAAGCTGAGCAAGTGTGACACGCTGCTCAAGGCTTTGTGTATCTGACTCTACCAGTTTTTTTGCCTCGGCTATGGCATCATCTATCTTGCCCCATTTCTCATATAGACCTGGAATACGGTTTTTATAGTTTGCATCTATATCCGCAAGCTGCCTATAGACGGCAATCTCGGACTCATAGTCTTTCTGAGTGTCATATATGCGCGCAATAGAGCTGAGCACACTGACCGACTTCGGCGAAAACTCCAGTATCTTCTTATATTGCTCGATTGCCTTGTCCGGCTGTTTCTTGGACTGATAAAGGTCGGCAAGAGCATTATATGGGTTCTCGTTCTTCGGGTCGGCATCTATAGCCTTTTGCAGGAGAGCTATAGCATCATCGGTCTTGTTTTGATTGCGGAGGCAGCCTGCAGCTTTGACCATCGTGTCGGAATCGTTAGGCTTGATCTTAAGCGCAGACTGATACTGCGCATACGCTTTGTCATTGGCTCCACTGCGTGCAAGCAGGTCGGCATAGCTGTTTATTATCGTCAGATCACTTGGAACTTTTTTTAAGGCCTTCTCATATTCAGCATAGGCCTCGCTCTTTTTGCCCTGGAAGACATATATATTCGCCATTCTTACATTGGGTACAGAGTCTTTCGGGTGGAATTTCTCCCATTTGCGGCAGGTTTTGATTGCACCGTCAAACTGTTTGTTTATCTCCTGCACATAGGCGTATACTTCCAGCGCCCGCTCGTCTTTCGGACCGGCACTCAGCGCCGCAGCCGCAGCTTTCATAGCCTTGTCGGACTTATTCAGATTCACCTGGGTCAGAGCGAGCCTTATATTTGCAGCGATACTTGAAGGTTGTGACTTGACAGCTGCCTGAAACTTCTCTTCCGCTTCCTTGTATTTTCCTTTGGTATAGTAGAGCGTCCCAAGGTCAAAATTGGCTTGATAGTTGTTCTTATCCGCTTTGAGCACACGCTCAAGCACATCTGTCGCCTTGGCTTCTTTGCCGGATGTGCCGTATAATCGTGCAAGCGACAATAGGGCAGAGACCTTCGTCTCAGGCAGCTTTGATGCGCTTTCATAAAGCTCGATGGCCTTTTCCTTGTCGCCAATCTGCTCCGCCGAATAAGCCGCTATAGTTTTCGCTTGGGCATTCTTCGGGTCTATCACCGCAAGGCGCTCCATGGTACCCAGAGCATCGCCATACTTCTTGAGCTTCATATAAGCATAGCCCAGATTAAACATCGCAGCCTCATTTTTGGGATCGACATGCAGGCTAGAACGCAGAGCATCGACTGCAGGCTCATATTTGCCCAGCTTTAGGTTCACTACTCCAAAAAGATATCTGGCATGCGCATCTTTGGGCTTTTGGCCAATCATTTTTCGTGCATATTTGAGCGCTTCTTTATTTTTATTACGCTCAATGAGCACACTGGTCAACCGCTCCAGAGCAAATTCGTTTTTCGGCTCTTTGGCCAATACACGCTCGAACGCAGACTGGGCATTGCCCCACTTATTCTGCTGAATATAGATAACGCCCATATTATTTAGCGCGGGAGCTGAGTTAGGAGCCAGTTTCAGCACGATACGATATTCGGCCAGCGCCTTATCCAGCTTACCCGACTGCTGGAGCTTCAAGGC comes from bacterium and encodes:
- a CDS encoding tetratricopeptide repeat protein — its product is MSRISRVLICISALVFLCVCVVCHADSKSEAQKHFNNALKLQQSGKLDKALAEYRIVLKLAPNSAPALNNMGVIYIQQNKWGNAQSAFERVLAKEPKNEFALERLTSVLIERNKNKEALKYARKMIGQKPKDAHARYLFGVVNLKLGKYEPAVDALRSSLHVDPKNEAAMFNLGYAYMKLKKYGDALGTMERLAVIDPKNAQAKTIAAYSAEQIGDKEKAIELYESASKLPETKVSALLSLARLYGTSGKEAKATDVLERVLKADKNNYQANFDLGTLYYTKGKYKEAEEKFQAAVKSQPSSIAANIRLALTQVNLNKSDKAMKAAAAALSAGPKDERALEVYAYVQEINKQFDGAIKTCRKWEKFHPKDSVPNVRMANIYVFQGKKSEAYAEYEKALKKVPSDLTIINSYADLLARSGANDKAYAQYQSALKIKPNDSDTMVKAAGCLRNQNKTDDAIALLQKAIDADPKNENPYNALADLYQSKKQPDKAIEQYKKILEFSPKSVSVLSSIARIYDTQKDYESEIAVYRQLADIDANYKNRIPGLYEKWGKIDDAIAEAKKLVESDTQSLEQRVTLAQLLEKKDDNKAALEQYAEIAKSDNAGYKAYAYGQMGKLQEQLGDTDAAIASYKSAIDIKPSATSSLDALAKIYEARQKTDEYLNYLKSIVTSGKDNAPYGYYMSALKKAGRADEAIKTLSELEVKSSDNTKLTMVLGSAYAESNQNDKAIEEYKKVLAKKSDDPTANRKLGDLYKAMGRDRDAIDCYAAAVKSIPFDRELVLNLAGLQEKTGKSLDAVKTYKDYLKFDPANQEIKSKVKALESGKP